Proteins encoded together in one Benincasa hispida cultivar B227 chromosome 1, ASM972705v1, whole genome shotgun sequence window:
- the LOC120075788 gene encoding uncharacterized protein LOC120075788, with translation MSPYSLVFGKACQLPSELEHKGFWAVKKLNMNLGAAGAQRKLQLNELEEWRLNVYENNKLDKEKTKHWHDQCISKKEHVGGQKVLLFNSRLHLFPRKLKSRWSGPFIIKTIFPYGAVELIREDGTNAFKVNGQRVKPYFEDGLERQKSSLTLREAS, from the coding sequence atgtctccatactctcttgtatttggaaaagcttgtcaatTACCTTCAGAGTTGGAGCACAAGGGGTTTTGGGCAGTTAAGAAGCTAAACATGAACTTGGGCGCCGCGGGCGCTCAACGCAAACTTCAGCTCAATGAGCTCGAGGAGTGGCGATTGAACGTATACGAGAACAACAAGCTAGACAAAGAGAAGACAAAGCAttggcatgaccaatgcatCAGTAAGAAAGAACATGTTGGTGGCCAAAAAGTTCTATTGTTCAATTCACGTCTGCATTTGTTTCCAAGGAAGTTAAAATCCAGGTGGTCAGGACCCTTTATCATTAAGACAATCTTTCCATATGGAGCAGTGGAATTAATACGAGAGGATGGcaccaacgcattcaaagtaaatggcCAAAGAGTAAAGCCATACTTTGAAGATGGACTGGAACGTCAAAAGTCATCTCTCACACTACGCGAAGCCAGCTGA